The sequence below is a genomic window from Halosolutus gelatinilyticus.
TGATCCGCTTCGATCGGATCCGCCACTCGGTCGAACCGAGCGACTGTAGTACCGGTCGTCCGAAGAGTCGACCATGGATATCGTCGTCTTCGGCGCCGGCAGCCTCGGCAGTCTCGTCGGCGGGCTCCTCGCGCGCGAACACGACGTCACGCTCGTCGGACGCGAGGACCACGTTCGGGCCGTTCGAGCGGATGGCCTGCGAATCGAGGGCGTCCGCGGACGGATCGACCGAGACGGCCCCGAGCGCGTCAACCTTCGGGCGATCGGAGACGGCACGCACCTCGACACCGAGTTGGTGGTCGTGACCGTCAAGGCGTTCGATGCTGCGGCGGCCGCCCGAACGCTCGCCACCGGGACGTTTGAGGCGGTCCTTTCCCTGCAAAATGGGATGGGAAACGAGGAAACGCTCGCATCCCGCCTCGACTGTCCGGTTCTCGCCGGGACCGCCTCGTACGGCGCGATCCTCCGCGAACCCGGCGTCGTCGAGCGGACGGGCGTCGGCGAGATTGTCCTCGGGCCGCGAGAGGGCGGCCGATCGTCGCTCGCCGATCGAGTCGGCGAGGCCTTCGCCGGCGCCGGGCTCGAGACGGTTGTCGCCGACGACATGCCGCTGCGGCTGTGGGAAAAACTCGCGGTGAACGCCGGCATCAACGCCGTGACGGCCCTGACGCGAATTCGGAACGGGGCCGTCCTCGAAGCCGACGCGAACGAACTCGCCCGATCGGCGACCCGTGAGACGGCGCGGGTCGCCCGCGCGACCGGCGTAACGCTCTCGAACCGCCGGGCGCTCGCCGCGATGGAAGACGTGGCCGCCGCGACGGCGGCCAACGAGTCGTCGATGCTTCAGGACGTCCGCGCGGAGCGACGAACCGAGGTCGACGCGATCAACGGCTACGTCGTCGACCGCGCGTCGGCGCGCGGCCTGGCGGTGCCGACGAATCGGACGCTGTCGATGCTGCTGCGGGCCTGGGAACGGGAGCGCGGACTCCGGTAATGTCCGCGTACGCGACGATCGTTTCCGCGCGTTTCGACGCACTCTCGAAGGTCGTCGACGAGCCGGTCGCCTTCGAACTGGCGATAGAAACCGGGAACACCGGTAGAATCGGTTCGTTCGCTGTCGATCGAGGGTGCCAGTTGTGACTGGCGTCCGTGCGGCGTGCGAAAAAGCGCGACTCGGCCGTCGGCCTAGAACGGGGCTTCCGGACCTTCGTCGGGTTCGGCGTCGTCATCGACGGTTTCACCGGGGAAGGAGGGGCTCATCCCGCCCATGTCGCCGCCGCCGTCCATGCCGGTAGTGGCGTTGACCTTCTCGATCTCGGGAATCTCCTTGACCATCCGACTCTTGATCGCCTGAATCGTCATCGGCGAGATCCCGCAGCCGCTGCAGGCGCCGCCGAGTGCGATCGAGACCTCGCCGGTTTCGCGGTCGAGGTCCTGGATCGCCGCGCTGCCCCCGTGCATTTGAATCTGGGGGAAGTTCCGTCGCAGAAAGTTCGCGACGCGCTCTTCGAGATCGTCCCCGTCGTTCTGGGTCTCGGTGCTCATAGAAACCCGTTGGGTACCAGCACCCCTAAACCTTCCGTCCGCGACGTTCGCTCGCCGGGAGCCGACGCTCGGCCGAGCCCGGTCAGGCGAACCCGAACACCCGCCGGAGCTCCGTTTCGATCTCTTCGACGTGCCGTTCGAGAACCGTCTCGAACCGTTCCTCGTCGACGACGACGCCGGAAAGGCGCTCGTACGGCTCCGCCGGCAGTTCGACGCGAAACTCCCCGTCGCCCTCGTAGAACGGTTCGCTCTCGTTTAACACCTGCTGGTCGATCGCGTGGACGAGCTGGGAGTCGTACCGGTCGTTCATTCGGTTGAACGCGTTCTTGTACGCCTGCTGGAGTTCGGGGAAGTAGTTCGCGTACTTGTCCTCGAACTTCTCGGGGTCGAAGTCGGCCATGGTCGATACGAGCGCGAGCGGGGACAAAAGTGGGACGATCGGGGTCCGTTTCGCTGTCGCTGAACAGTCTCTTCGCGTTACCTGGTAGGGGTGTCCTACATACGGAGGATGAGCACGCAAGCCGAACCACCACCCCTCGTCACCGCCCACCTCGGATACGATGAATCCCGATCAGCCCCCCATTCCACAGGAAGCGCTTCCGCCGGGGTGGGGCCCCGCCGAGCTCTGTGGCGATTGCTTCGCCTACCGTCACAGCCGGCTGGCGATCGAACTCCTCGCGGACCGCACCGCCGCGGACGGCTCTCACCCGCGACTCGGCCTGAATCGGTACTGGGAGCTTCGGTACCGCTACTCGCTCTCCGATCGATCGATCACCGAGTCGATCGGCCACGTTTCGACCCGCCACGCCGCGGTCGATGGGCTGCTCGAGTGCATGCGCCGCGTTCACGAGTTCGTCGAGGAACCGACCGACCCGGTCGAAGTCAGAAACGTACTCGAGAACGTCTCGCTCGCGGACTTCGTTCCGACCGGCCGAACGCACTAGTTCGGCCGGGGCAGTCGACGTCGGCTGATCGACAACTGGTGTATTTCGTATAGCAGTAACCAGTGTATGGTCCGCGGCGAGCCGGACTATCGCCGATACCGCGTTCGGATTCGTCTTCGACGTGGTTCTCCAGGCCGTGCGAACGACGTGTCGACCGCGGCGGGACGTCGTCGATCCGAGATCGTACCCGTACACCTTCGGTGCTACCACCCGTTCCGATCGACCGGATGTAGGCCGTCAACGACGTCGAAACCTCGAGCGGACCCCGCAAGCGGTGCATCTCCGTCGACCGTCGCGGACAGTATCCCCGGCACTCAGCACGTTCAACGCGCCGACCGTCACCGTCGCGACCGTCCCCGGCCGATCTCTTCGATACTGCGTCGGTTCGGCATTCGTCCCGGACCGATCGCGGGCCGGATACCTGGAGCTACCCCTGCACGGCGCGGACCGGTACTCGTCTCGACCTCGGGCCTCTGTAGCTCGCGTCGGCGGGACGTCGCGATCGTCGGTCGCGGTGGCGAAGCTGCGTGGACGGTGAACCGTGCAGAGGGCGGTGGAGATGCCGTAGGTTCGTGACCGCCCCACTCCGTGTTTCATCGCCGTGTGGGTCGACGGGACCGGTACGCTGAATCGCGGTCATCGGACTCCGTCCGAGGAGCAGCGAACCCTCGTCGGGATTTTGTGACGGCGCCGAACGTGCTTCGCGCGGACTGGTGCGTTCGGACAGGATCACTCCGGAGATTCGTCTGCGTCGGCTGCGGCCGGCGATCGCTCGACGGCTGGCAGTGAGGTGTGCGAAAGCGGAACGCTCCGAGAGACGGCCCAAGCTGCGGCCGCTCATCCCTCGAAAACTCGGATTACTGTTCTCTTTTCGGCGTGGCTTCGAACAGCGCGGATGGCGGCGGTCGTAAATCATATATTACGATATGAATTTCGGCACCGTTCGCCGATCGGGTCGTGGCTCCGATAGCTCTCGCCCCGAATCGCCGTGGTCCCGATCGCGCCGCGGTCGATCCGGAACGCACCCTCGATCGTCGCTTCTCACAGCGCCTCCCGTTTCGAATGGATCGGCGATTCGCCGTCCGTTCGGCGTCGACCGGTCGATTTCCCAGAATCGAGAGCGTCTGGAAGATGATGCTTCCCGCGAGTAGTTCTCCATTGCGGAGGGCTTATGCCGTCATCGCAAGTATACTGGAACCAGCGCTAACGGGCCTATGACATCTCAGCTCTCCCTGGCCATCGACTTTCACGTCCACTCGGACGACTCGTACGACGGCCACGAACCGATCGAACTCATTCTCGAACACGCCGCCGACATCGGTCTCGACGGCGTCGTCATTACCGACCACGACGAGATCGACGAATCCCTCCGCGCCGCCAACCTCGCCCCCGAATACGGACTGCTCGGCATTCCGGGCGTCGAGGTCTCGACCCGACACGGTCACCTGCTCGCGATCGGCGTCGAGGAACGCCCCGATCCCGGACAGCCGTTCATGCGGACGGTCGAGCGCGTCCGCGAACTGGGCGGGATCGCTATCGTCCCGCACCCCTTCCAGCGCAGCCGCCACGGCGTCCGCAAACGCCACATCGCGGACGCCGACGCGATCGAGACCTACAACTCGATGGTGTTCACGGGCTATCGGAACCGCCGCGCCCGCACGTTCGCCCGCCGCCGCGGCTACCCCGAAATCGGCGCCAGCGACGCCCACTACCTGCCGAACGTCGGCCGCGCCTACACGGAAATCGTCGTGTCGCCGGACGGCCGAAGCCCGACCAAGGCGGACATCGACGGCGACGAACTCGTCGACGCCATCCTCGAAGGTCGAACGCAGATCCGCGGGAAGCGAACGCCGATCCACAAGAGCACGGTGCAGTACGCCAAGGGCGCGGTTCGAAAGTCGACCTATCTGGTCACCTCGCGGGCGCCGCTGGTGCCGACGGTGCCCGCGTCGATGGATCGATCGTAGCGTCGCGGTCAGGACAGTTGGTCGCCGACGATCGCGTCGGCGCGTTCGACGAACTCCGCTTCTCGACCGCTCGGGACCGTCGCACCGGCGGCGACGTCGTGACCGCCGCCGTCGCCCCCGACGGCGCGGGAGGCGTCCCCCATGACCGTCGAGAGGTCGAGCCCTCGCCGGACGAGTCCGTGGGTGCCGCGAGCCGAGACCTTGACCTCGTCCTCGTTCTTGTCCGCGAAGGCGACGATCGGCTTCGACCGGCTGATGCCATCGTTGCCCATCGCCATCCCGGCGACGATGCCGACGATGGTCTCGCGGATGTGGTCGCCCGCGTGGACCCACTGGAGGTGCTCCTCGTGGGTGACGCCTTCCTGCGTGACGAAGTCGATCCCCGCGGAGAGGTTGCGCCGGTGGTTCCGCAAGAGCGTGCGCGCGCGACCGAGCGCCTCGTCGCGATCCCCGAGGCACACCCCGAGACCGACGTCGGCCCGCTCGTAGCGGGCGGTCGCGTTGAGCAGGGTCGAGAACTCGCTTGCGTCCCGGAGCTCGGTGCCGATCGGCTCCTCGCTCAGGACGTAAGCCGTGCCGACGAGGCCGTCGATCTTGCTCGCCGGGACGCCGCTCGAGACGGCACGTTTGACGAGCGCGCTGACGACGATCCGCTTCTCCTCGTTCGTGAGGCCGGACCAGCGGCGCCACTCCCCGTCGCGTTTCAACTCGAGATCGAGGCCGTCGAGGAATCGGAGCGCGCCCTGCTGGTCGTTCGAGATGCCCGGAATGCGGACGTCCGTGGCGTACTCGAGCAGCTTGGGAAGCGGCCGGGTCTGTTTCCCGTAGAGCGCGAGGTCCCTCCCGGTCTCGAGGACGCCGGCCTCGACGCCTTCGTCGACGATCTTCGCGTTCGCACCGTGAAGCTCGCCGCCGGACGCCTGCATGTCGCCGACGGCGCCCACGACGGCGAGGGCGGCCAGATCGCGGTTGTCCGCGCGGGCGTCGGTTCCTGTTCCCGTCGCTGCCGTCGCGGCCCCGCCGTCGGCTGCGACCGTCGATCGATCGATGTCGGCGCCGTCCGTGACCTCCGCTACTGCCCGCGCGAGGACGTAACTCGCGCCGGCGCCGGAGAGCTCGGAGGCGCCGTTGATCCCGAAGAGTAAGGGGTTGAGGTGGTACTCCGTGTCGCGGTCGGCCGGCTGGTGGTGGTCGGCGATCACGGGCGTGAACGCGCCCGCGTCCTCGCGCTCGCCGATGCTGTCGAGTTGTCCGCTCCCGAAGTCCGTAAAGAGCACCGTCTCGTAGCCGGTGTCGGCGATCGCCCCGATCGCCTCCTCGTCGAGTTGCTTCTCGAAGACCGTCTCGAAGGGGATTCCCGCGCGTTCGAGCGCCCGGGCGGCGATCGCGGCGCTCGTCAGTCCGTCGGCGTCGATGTGGGAGGCGAGCAAGACGCGCTCGGCCTCGCACAGCCGCCGTGCGCAAGCGACCGCGCGATCGGCGAGTTCGGGAACCGGGCCAGCCATAGGCGATCGTTGGGTCGGCTTCGGGGATAAACCTGCGGATACCGAGAACGTCGACGGAACGCGAACGGACGGATGCGACGCGAAGACTGTCAGCGCGGGAACTCGCCGTCGTATCGGCAGGTGTCGAGCCGATCCGGTTCGAGCACGTCGCGTAAATCGCGCGCATCCCGAGATCGGTGGCGATACGCTTCGGCGTGACGCGTCCGCGTCACAGCCCGAAGAGCTGGGGCACCGAATTCCGGAAGAGGAGCAACAGGACGTTGTTCGTCACGAGCAGGGCATAGATGCCGATCATCGCGGCCACGAACCGAACGTCCAGCGGGTTCGAGAGGAGGTTGCCGATCGCGATCACGATTGCGGCGTAGCAGGCCGCCGCGAGCGGAACGCCGGGCAGGCCGAACGCCTGGTAGAAGAGGACGGTGACGGGGTTGAGTTCTGACGC
It includes:
- a CDS encoding ketopantoate reductase family protein, producing MDIVVFGAGSLGSLVGGLLAREHDVTLVGREDHVRAVRADGLRIEGVRGRIDRDGPERVNLRAIGDGTHLDTELVVVTVKAFDAAAAARTLATGTFEAVLSLQNGMGNEETLASRLDCPVLAGTASYGAILREPGVVERTGVGEIVLGPREGGRSSLADRVGEAFAGAGLETVVADDMPLRLWEKLAVNAGINAVTALTRIRNGAVLEADANELARSATRETARVARATGVTLSNRRALAAMEDVAAATAANESSMLQDVRAERRTEVDAINGYVVDRASARGLAVPTNRTLSMLLRAWERERGLR
- a CDS encoding NifU family protein gives rise to the protein MSTETQNDGDDLEERVANFLRRNFPQIQMHGGSAAIQDLDRETGEVSIALGGACSGCGISPMTIQAIKSRMVKEIPEIEKVNATTGMDGGGDMGGMSPSFPGETVDDDAEPDEGPEAPF
- a CDS encoding DUF5783 family protein; protein product: MADFDPEKFEDKYANYFPELQQAYKNAFNRMNDRYDSQLVHAIDQQVLNESEPFYEGDGEFRVELPAEPYERLSGVVVDEERFETVLERHVEEIETELRRVFGFA
- a CDS encoding PHP-associated domain-containing protein; the protein is MTSQLSLAIDFHVHSDDSYDGHEPIELILEHAADIGLDGVVITDHDEIDESLRAANLAPEYGLLGIPGVEVSTRHGHLLAIGVEERPDPGQPFMRTVERVRELGGIAIVPHPFQRSRHGVRKRHIADADAIETYNSMVFTGYRNRRARTFARRRGYPEIGASDAHYLPNVGRAYTEIVVSPDGRSPTKADIDGDELVDAILEGRTQIRGKRTPIHKSTVQYAKGAVRKSTYLVTSRAPLVPTVPASMDRS
- a CDS encoding DHHA1 domain-containing protein, which translates into the protein MAGPVPELADRAVACARRLCEAERVLLASHIDADGLTSAAIAARALERAGIPFETVFEKQLDEEAIGAIADTGYETVLFTDFGSGQLDSIGEREDAGAFTPVIADHHQPADRDTEYHLNPLLFGINGASELSGAGASYVLARAVAEVTDGADIDRSTVAADGGAATAATGTGTDARADNRDLAALAVVGAVGDMQASGGELHGANAKIVDEGVEAGVLETGRDLALYGKQTRPLPKLLEYATDVRIPGISNDQQGALRFLDGLDLELKRDGEWRRWSGLTNEEKRIVVSALVKRAVSSGVPASKIDGLVGTAYVLSEEPIGTELRDASEFSTLLNATARYERADVGLGVCLGDRDEALGRARTLLRNHRRNLSAGIDFVTQEGVTHEEHLQWVHAGDHIRETIVGIVAGMAMGNDGISRSKPIVAFADKNEDEVKVSARGTHGLVRRGLDLSTVMGDASRAVGGDGGGHDVAAGATVPSGREAEFVERADAIVGDQLS